A single Ciona intestinalis chromosome 12, KH, whole genome shotgun sequence DNA region contains:
- the LOC100180253 gene encoding lymphocyte antigen 6D-like isoform X3: protein MAKTALFLCIVLALTVGQGLAINCHICTTSGATGCLTGSVSTSNSVDCPAGVCLTTTTYTPILTTTTRSCGVSALPSSCTGINGILVTCLSTCSTNNCNNGTNTNTLAGGSLKLGGGNILIAISMLAALFIQHFLG, encoded by the exons ATGGCTAAAACAGCTCTTTTCTTGTGCATTGTTCTTGCATTGACTGTTGGTCAAG GTTTGGCCATCAATTGCCATATATGTACGACTTCGGGAGCAACTGGATGTCTTACAGGATCTGTTTCCACCAGCAACTCTGTAGATTGCCCAGCCGGTGTATGTTTAACCACGACCACGTACACTCCAA TATTGACAACCACTACACGATCATGCGGTGTAAGTGCATTACCTTCATCGTGTACAGGAATCAACGGAATACTGGTAACATGCTTGTCAACATGCAGCACAA ATAATTGTAACAATGGTACAAACACCAACACTTTAGCTGGTGGATCTTTGAAACTCGGGGGAGGAAATATTCTCATTGCTATTTCTATGCTGGCTGCATTGTTTATTCAGCACTTTTTGGGTTAA